AATGGTTGTTCAGACGCATTGCATACAGGGGAACCGGAATACCGGCAAAATTATTTTATAAGACAGTAGGAAGGGAAAAATGGGAACCGGATGTAGATGAGGTAGTAATCAATCAGGAAAGGATTGTACGCCCTTACCATAGAGATACGGTGTCACTGTTTGAGGGCAGCATAGAAGCACAAAACAGGAGCCTCAAGGTATCAACAGGATTTTCTACGTCATATCAGACATTTCTTCCCATTGTATGGCTTCCGGAACAAAATGAATTTCCGGGAAAGGAATGGCTTTATGAGCTGCAGGTAAGAAATTTGCAGGCGGAAGTGTGTATCCATATTAAAACCATTCCGCACAAATCAGCCCTGCATCAGTTGGAACTGAAAAAGAGGGAGATAAACAGTCAAATTGAGCATATTGAAGAGGCGAATGCTGATATCCCAGAAGATTTATATACATCAAAGGAATATGCTGATTGCATGGAGCAGGAATTGAAAGATGACAGGTCCCCCCTTTTGGAAAGCAATATCACTGTTTGCCTATCTGATTCAAGTTTGGATGGATTGGAAAAGAAATGTGCCAGGGTAAAAGAACTGTACGATGATATGAACATAATCATTGAACGTCCATTAGGGGACCAGCTTAAATTGTATATGTCTTTCATTCCATCTGTACGTATTTTAATAAAAGATTTTGTAATGCGGCTTACGCCGGTTACATTAGCTTCCGGTATTGTGGGAGTGACAAGGGAATTAGGAGATAACCGGGGCGGCTATATCGGCTCCACTGGAAAAGAAGGAAAACCCGTATACTATGCTCCAGAGCTGGCCTGTCTCCAAAATATGTCTCCAGCTGCTACGTTTTTTGGAGATTTAGGAACGGGTAAATCATTTAATGCCAATATATTGATATATCAGATGGTCTTATATGGCGGCTATGGATTGATTATAGACCCTAAGGGAGAACGGTCGCACTGGGAGAAACAGTTGATTGTTCTACGTGGTTTGATTAGTACAGTCACATTAGGAGCAGCAGCCAGTGACAGAGGAAAACTAGACCCTTATAACATATATCCGGATGACATACGGGAAGCACATGAGCTTACACTAAATGTACTGAGCGATTTATTTGGGCTGGACCCAAAAAGTGATGAGTATATTGCTATACTGGAGGCCCAAAAGAGGATGGAGAAAAGTCATGGGGCGCACTGTATGTTAAAACTGGCCAAAATGTTGGAGGCGATACCAGAAGAGGATAATTTACATGAGGCAGCAAATAATCTGGCCAGAAGGATTATATTATACAGGGATAATGGAATGGCGGGCCTATTGATAGGGGATGGAGCAGAACATGCCATTACATTGGATAATCGCTTGAATATAATACAGCTGCAGAATTTAAAGATGCCATCACCAGAAACACCGAAACAGGATTATACGAGAGATGAGGTTTTATCGGTTGTTATTTTTGGTGTTGTATCTGCCTTTATTAAGAAATTTGCTTTAGTGAAACGGCCAGTACCAAAAGGTATACTTGTAGATGAATCGTGGGCAATATCAGCGTCAAAGGAAGGGCGCAACATGGAAGAGTTCATATCACGTATGGGACGGTCCCTTTATACTTGCATTATTTACAATGGCCATTCTACGAAGGACTTGCCTACAGAAGGAATTAAAAACTCAATTACATATAAGTTTGTATTCCGCTCCCGGAACAATAGGGAGGAAGCAGCCCGTCTATTGGATTACCTGGGCCTGGAGGTAACACCAGAAAACATGTTGGTAATTCAGAACCTGGGGGCAGGACAATGCCTGTTTAAAGATTTATATAATCGTGTGGGTGTGCTTCAGTTTGACCCCGTTTTTCAGGATTTATTTGATATCTTTTCCACTACGCCGACAGAAGATGCCGATGAAGAACCAGAACCTGAGGCACCGGAACCTGAGACACTGGAACCTAAGGCACCGGAACCTGAGATACCAGAGCTACCAGAGGATAAAATCATTTCAAAACCAGAGCCACTATTAGATTTTGAGTTTACAGAAGATGACTTATTCACAAAGGAAGATATCTGATGAAAAAGAAAATGTTTTTAATCGCTATGGCCATAGTGGTTCCATTCCTACTCATCTGTATTGTTTTGGGAGGTTTAGTTGGTGGAAATACAGAGGTTGTCCCCGCAGATGAAGAAACAGCAATGAAATACCAAATGTGTGCTAGTCAATTAGGTGTGGATTGGTCATGGGTGATGCTGATAGACATGTATATGGCCGACCAGGAGCATACTGACATAACTAGCCAGAATATGGTCTATACCGCCCTAAATTGCCTTAAAGTGACGATTGAGGTGTATACGGAAGAAGAGGATGAGGATGGCGAGACACATTGGGAATATGACCATACAGATTATGCATATGGTGCAGATGCCATAATGGAATACTTCGGACTACCTAAAGAGTGTCGGGATGTGCAGCTGGTAGTCCGGACCATACAAGGAAAAAATTCAAGTCAATTCCATATATCTACAGCTCCCTATGATGATTTAAAGGATGTACTGGATACTTATTACGGTTGCTTTGATGATGAAGCAAAAACAGAGATGCTTGCACTAAACGAACAGAAGTATTTGGTGGAGCTATATGAGGATATCATAGGGGAGTGGTCGGGAACCGGCTCCGGGGATGGGCTATTTGGCGATTATGAGATAGGGGATTTGGTTTATCCGGAAACGGGAATGGAAATACCATTATACTACCAGTATCAGCAGCCATGGGGGGACGTGAAATTTGGCGGCAATACAATAAGGACATCCGGATGTTCTGTCACCTCAATTGCCATGGTGTTCAGCTATTTAAGGGATAGCACTATAACCCCCCCGGATATTGTGGCCTGGACTGGTAATCGTTATTACGTAGGAAATGCTGGACAGAGTTGGGATATATTTCCCGCCACGGCCCAACATTGGGGCATAAAATGCTATGGTTTAGGTACATCCCTGCAGGGCATGATAGCAGAACTGGCAGCAGGACATCCTGTTATAGCAAGTATGCGGCCGGGGACTTTTACCCGGGCGGGACATTTTATTGTATTGCGAGGGATTACAGAGGATGGAAGAATTTTAGTTAATGACCCAAATGATAATGCCACAAAACGATTTTTTTATACATCGTTTGCACCGGCTTTGATACAGAGAGAGTCAAAACAATATTGGAGCTTTAGCAATTAAGGGGGATGCAGATGAAATACGGAAACATTTATAAAGTGCTTATCATGGCGGTCCTGGCCGCAATAATATTGTCTTTAAGCATGAGGCTTTTTAAAAATCCCGAAGAGAGTAAGGAGCCGATTGTGCAGCCTGAAACTGCCGCTGAATTAACAGAGGAAGATATAACAGCAGAAACAGAAAGAAATCAAACAACCATGGCCACATATCCAGATGAGGTTGAGGCAGAAGGGGGGAATACGCAGCCAGAAATATATTCGCCGTGGGAGGAAGAGGACTATACAGCATGTTACTTTACAAATACAGAAAACACAATTGATGTAGACAGTACATTGCCAGTTGGCGCACAAGGACGTTTAACGGATGATGCGCAGCGTTATTTGGACAGTGAAGGAATCAAGGCTATAGAGTTACGCTGTATAGATGGAACGGTCATAACGGAAGGGCCAGAAACATCCTTCCAGGTACAATGTGATGACGTGGGAAAGACTATCATTGTAATGACATACGATAGGAATCTGCATACGTGGACGTTCAAGCGGGAATGAGGGATACGATGAGTCTTGTTAAAAAATTTAATAAGCTGCAGATTATAGTGGCCATGTGTGTTATGATTTGCCTCACGGTAAATATTTCAACGGTAACAGCATTTGCAGCAGGGGGAGGAGCCTTTGGAATAACAGATGAATTGGATGGCCTGGAAGGTGATGGGAAATATCTATCACAGGAATACAGGGACAATTATCAATTAGATATTGAAAAGTTAGGTATAAAGGATGCCGGTTACGGAATCCTGAATGCAATTTCAAATGGAATATTTAGTGCTATTACGTTCGTAGGACTAGCCAGTATTGCAGTATTTTATTATGCATTGGACTTTGATATAGCGGCCCTGTTAGAGCCTATGATAAGCAGTATACAATCGTCCTTGCGGTTGAATGTATTCCTTCCAATATTTCAATTAATATTAGTTGGCGCACTTATCCTGGCTATAGTACGTTTTGCCCGAAGAGATTTTTCCGGATTGATGGGACAATTTGGGAAAGTTATATTTGTACTCATAATGTCCATTTTGTTGGTCCATGATTCTGCTACATTTCTAAGTTACACAAGTAACATAACTAAAAGCCTATCAGTGCAGATTATGACTGGTGTGAGTGGTGTTGATATAGAAAGTGGAACCAGTGAGTATGCAGCAACGGCAGCTGGGGTGTTGTGGGTGTCATTAGTTCATGAACCATGGAAGTCCCTGGAGTTTGCAGGATATGATTATGCCGATGAGGACGTGGAATTTTTCTTGACGGAAACGGATGAGGATACACGTAACAACAAGGTACAGGAAATAAGGGAGGATAATCCAAAAGCATTTAGCAAATCAACTGCAGGGCAAAGGATGGGACAAGGGGCCATTATGTTCCTTACCATGTTGTTTAAATGCATTGTATATATCTTAATAGCTGTGATACTGCTGCTATTTCAGATATTTACAGTAATCCTGGTCCTTTTAGCTCCGGTCATATTATTAATGGCTCTGATGCCTGGCTATGATTTTATGATTTTAGGGGTTTGGTGCCGCAAAATGCTGGAAATTCAGATAGGCATACTTGTAGTGACTTTTTTAATGGGTATCATGGTGTTAATGGACCAGCTATTACAGGATATGTCACACACCTTTGGGTGGTATGTTGCATTGATTTTGCAGGTCGCAATATGTATTGGCCTTTACTGTTTCAGGTATGAGGTTCTTGGCATTCTTTCCATGGCCACAATGGTGGCCGGTAATCCCCGAAGGATGCGAACCGGATTAGGGTATATTGGGAATCCGTATCGTTACATGGCTAAAATGCATCGTAAAGCACAAAGAATGCAAGGTAGGGACATAGGCTTTAGAGGACTGCCCAGAAAATATAAAAGTCAAGAAGATGGTGAGAAATTTGATAGGGATGCCGAAAGCCCCCGTAGAGAACCGGTAGATAATGGGGGACGTACAGAACGACCATCTACATATCAAACATCCGTGATAAAGAAACGGGAAGGGACTCAATCACATTCCAGGCCACCTGAACCGAAATTGGAAACAACAGGGATAAAATCAATATCTTATTACGCTCCCAGGGAGATTACAGATAATTGGAGGGAGTTGTGGGATAAGGCAGAGAAACCGGGGAGGCCGAAGATGGAAGAAAATATCAGAAGAAAGAAAAATGAATCCTCAGAACCTATGTCCCGGCCTGATTCACTGAATGGAAGTAATCCGGAAATGAGGGAAGAGGCTGGTGCATCGAAAGCAAGTGTGAACCGTCCAGTGAGTTATCAGCCAGAATCCAGAGAGCAGCCAGGAGAGAAAAGGGATGTGGTTGTGGAGAAGCATACAAAGGTCCAGGAACGTCCGGTAAGCTATCATCGGGTTCAGGAGGGAGGAGAGAGGACGGAGCCGACCGGTGAGAGTAATCAAAGGCCATCGGAACAGACAGAGCGGACATCAACACGTCCAATAAGCCATCAGGTGATTTCTAAGGATGTACAAAAGGATTTACCAGCTGCAGATGAAAATAAGTCGCTTAAAGATGTTCCAGAGCGTCCGATAAGTCATTCATCTATATCCCAGGTGAAGGAGAAAGGGGAAGCAATAGAGGGAGCAGAGCATGAGACAGTTGTCCAGCAACGTCCAATAAGCCAGCAAACCACTACTACGGAAAAACGTAAACATCTGGAGGGTGAGCATACCAGAAAGCAAGACAAAGTGGTCCACAGTAGACATCCGGATAAATTGCAGGGAAAATTAGGGAACATGGGTAAGAACAAAGTAACTGCGGATGCTATGGAATCAACAGATAATCCATCTTCCCGTCCGATGAGCCAACCGGTCCGGACCGAGGAAGGTAAAATAGAGGACTTTAAGGCTGGCGAAATGGAGCCTGGCCATAACACTTAATAACGGGGGGACTGCTGGTAACGGTCATCCTGAATCTAAATATGATTTAAAATGTGTGTTGCGAAAAAAATAGTTTGACAATTAGTATAGATATTGATACAATCTGATTTAAGAGTTGTGGATATCAGTGGGAAATTTGGACAAGTTATCCACATATGAGGTTTTAGATTTTCTGTAGCTACACACTGTGAAATGAGTGTACAGAGATTAAGAACAGATACAACTGAATAAAGAAAAAGAGAAGTACCAAATGGTACCTCTCTATGATTCGGTTCCTCTCTAACGTTTACCAGACGGTAGGGAAGCAACTCAAGTATTTTCGCCAATACAAGAATCTTTTAACCGTTTAGTGCATGTGTAATGCTCCTGACTAGATAATAGCAGAGCCTTATGATTTTGTCAATAATAAAAGCGGAAGAATTTCATGTAAATATAGGCCCGAATACTTGAGTATTCGGGCTTTTTCGCGCTTTTGAAAAGTGTATGAATTTATAAAATTTTCCTGGAAAGGAGGGCAAGATGAAGATAAAATATGCTTTATTAGATAAATTGAATAGTTTGACGAACAAAGAAGTTGATTTTATTTTGTACGTTGCCCGATACCAGGATGATTATGGCTGCATCCGTGGTATGTATTATCGTGATGTATGCGAAAATGCGGATATGTGTAAACAGACGTTCTACGATACGTTACGTTCCCTGCAGGCGCAAGGTATCATTACATATAGCCGTGTGAACCAGGATTATGATATTACAATCCTGGATAATGATTTTTCGTACCCAGGTGCGTACCATGAGGGCTATATCAATGTATCCCGACAGGTATTTCATACACGCCGGTTCCATGAGCTGAAAGCCAAAGAAAAATTATTGCTGCTGCATTTCATGAAAATCACACATAGTGCATCCGGAAGCTATCAAATTGGAACTGGTAAGCTGTACACAAAGTATATGCAGCTCCTGGGGGTAACGAAAAGGGTATTACGTGGCTATTTACATTCTCTTAAAAAGTTCTTTGCAATTGGCATTAAGGATGGAAAATATTTCATCTCCTATTTGAGGACTGTATTTAATGATAGGGTTGAGATATCGGAAACTGACCAATACATGAGGTATTTGGTGGGGGTAAGCTGCAGACGGGCAAAGATAAAGAATTGTGCACCGGCAGCCGTGAAGGATGTTGTGACCATCATGAAGCAATATCGTAAAGAGGCCCAGGAAAGTATTGGTAGAAGTATCTTTGAGATTGTTGATGACTGTATTTGCCAGGCTAGAGAATTGAATAGTAAGTATATACATAAACTGGTAAGGCGCACCTTGGGATTAATTTGGTCTGGCCAGGAAATGGAGTTTTAAGGCTTGTAGTAAATAACAAGCCTATTTGGCGTTGACATAACGATTGAAGTCATGGCCGTCATGGCCGTTTTTTAAGAAGTAAAGCTGTCTGCAGGTGAAAATATGATATCAAGGGAGGGAGCAGGTACCAGGAAAGGGGCTTGCTCCCTCCCTTATGCCATTTTGATAGTCCAAAAATAATGACGTTTAGAAAAAGTAGTCCAAAAACAATGTAGTCAAGAAAAGTATGTAGTCTAAAATCTAAGATGTTAAGAATATTTATTAGTCCATTTTTATGCACCTCAAAAATACAAAAAAAGCCTTTATTTATAAGAGTTTCAAGGCTTTTCGATGGTTAGTATATCTATTCTTTAATTCTTTATTCTTTCCCTTTATATATATAATCTTATCTAAACTACCGTAATAATTCTTTGTCTCATAATCAAGTTAAAACCAATTTCTAAAAACTTCATCGAATAACAACAATAACAATTCTTAATATTCCCCAACTGGCTAAATCCAAAAGCCAACGGGCTACTATCCAAAAGTCAAGGGTATATAAACGGGGCAAGCCCCGCCCTTGACTTTTGGATTTCCGTGTGCTTATCCACTCTTAAGCGATGATGAAGGGAAAAGACAACCTCTAATAAATTCCTTATCATCACGTCATCTAGTATAGCACACGGAACCATAGCCCTGATATTCCCTCATAAAAATTTAAGCTCAGAATCAGCTAAAAAAACAACCTCTCACTCCTAAC
This DNA window, taken from Enterocloster bolteae, encodes the following:
- a CDS encoding ATP-binding protein gives rise to the protein MSYAQILVIPVEKDVQEHFRNLRERLHRNDILYDSAMQQIELTESYLREKTEQLGRVNDYATYFIVKLSEASEYEAVEKISEFLLYFIKDPVNAINVQMNLDTKDILKSKIKAYEKMANKWLDENKYKMSMEAVSTEETQWLFRRIAYRGTGIPAKLFYKTVGREKWEPDVDEVVINQERIVRPYHRDTVSLFEGSIEAQNRSLKVSTGFSTSYQTFLPIVWLPEQNEFPGKEWLYELQVRNLQAEVCIHIKTIPHKSALHQLELKKREINSQIEHIEEANADIPEDLYTSKEYADCMEQELKDDRSPLLESNITVCLSDSSLDGLEKKCARVKELYDDMNIIIERPLGDQLKLYMSFIPSVRILIKDFVMRLTPVTLASGIVGVTRELGDNRGGYIGSTGKEGKPVYYAPELACLQNMSPAATFFGDLGTGKSFNANILIYQMVLYGGYGLIIDPKGERSHWEKQLIVLRGLISTVTLGAAASDRGKLDPYNIYPDDIREAHELTLNVLSDLFGLDPKSDEYIAILEAQKRMEKSHGAHCMLKLAKMLEAIPEEDNLHEAANNLARRIILYRDNGMAGLLIGDGAEHAITLDNRLNIIQLQNLKMPSPETPKQDYTRDEVLSVVIFGVVSAFIKKFALVKRPVPKGILVDESWAISASKEGRNMEEFISRMGRSLYTCIIYNGHSTKDLPTEGIKNSITYKFVFRSRNNREEAARLLDYLGLEVTPENMLVIQNLGAGQCLFKDLYNRVGVLQFDPVFQDLFDIFSTTPTEDADEEPEPEAPEPETLEPKAPEPEIPELPEDKIISKPEPLLDFEFTEDDLFTKEDI
- a CDS encoding C39 family peptidase, which produces MKKKMFLIAMAIVVPFLLICIVLGGLVGGNTEVVPADEETAMKYQMCASQLGVDWSWVMLIDMYMADQEHTDITSQNMVYTALNCLKVTIEVYTEEEDEDGETHWEYDHTDYAYGADAIMEYFGLPKECRDVQLVVRTIQGKNSSQFHISTAPYDDLKDVLDTYYGCFDDEAKTEMLALNEQKYLVELYEDIIGEWSGTGSGDGLFGDYEIGDLVYPETGMEIPLYYQYQQPWGDVKFGGNTIRTSGCSVTSIAMVFSYLRDSTITPPDIVAWTGNRYYVGNAGQSWDIFPATAQHWGIKCYGLGTSLQGMIAELAAGHPVIASMRPGTFTRAGHFIVLRGITEDGRILVNDPNDNATKRFFYTSFAPALIQRESKQYWSFSN